Proteins co-encoded in one Arachis hypogaea cultivar Tifrunner chromosome 11, arahy.Tifrunner.gnm2.J5K5, whole genome shotgun sequence genomic window:
- the LOC112723537 gene encoding CASP-like protein 2C1, with amino-acid sequence MTMELRMARGETSLRISAIVMLVLTACLVAFDTQTKVIMLSIEKKATYKDMKALKMLVYVTSAAAGYNVLRLCKHTTTVSCSEKINKGSNIYLAWILFLLDQMTVYVTFGTNCATLEGSMLALTGSEALQWLKVCNRFTRFCDQIGAAVLCGYAASILMALISSVSAYKVMRMYSPQRFLSLKIR; translated from the exons ATGACGATGGAGTTAAGAATGGCGAGAGGGGAAACATCTTTGAGGATCTCAGCAATTGTGATGTTGGTTCTAACTGCTTGTTTAGTTGCTTTTGACACTCAAACAAAGGTTATCATGCTGAGTATTGAGAAGAAAGCTACCTACAAAGACATGAAAGCTctcaa gatgtTGGTGTATGTAACATCTGCGGCTGCTGGTTATAACGTGCTTCGGTTATGCAAACACACCACTACTGTCTCTTGTTCAGAAAAAATCAATAAAGGGTCTAATATATACTTGGCTTGGATCTTGTTCTTATTGGATCAG ATGACAGTGTATGTGACATTCGGTACAAACTGTGCAACACTAGAAGGTTCGATGCTAGCATTAACAGGATCAGAGGCGTTACAGTGGCTCAAGGTATGTAACAGGTTCACAAGATTCTGCGACCAAATAGGAGCGGCTGTGTTGTGTGGCTACGCTGCGTCGATTCTGATGGCTCTGATATCATCCGTCTCTGCCTACAAAGTCATGAGGATGTACTCACCTCAACGGTTTCTCAGCTTGAAGATCAGATGA